Proteins encoded in a region of the Paenibacillus sp. E222 genome:
- a CDS encoding carbohydrate ABC transporter permease, with protein MLVESRGDRIFNGINHLLLIIITLIVIYPLVFVLSASFSDPQAVLRGEMFLWPKGINLHSYEKIFQNKDILRGYSNTLIYTLVGTLINLVMTILAAYPLSRKDFIGRNAIMALFVFTMFFSGGLIPTYMLIKNLGMLNTLWVMIIPNAVSIWNIIIMRTFFQQSIPNELHEAATIDGCSNIQTLTRIILPLSMPIIAVTILFYAVGHWNAFFNAMLYLSDKNKFPLQLILREILIQGQTNDMVKMSTESAIKQQREVEGIKYAVLVVANIPVLLLYPFLQRYFVKGVMIGAIKG; from the coding sequence ATGCTTGTTGAATCGAGAGGAGATCGTATTTTTAATGGGATTAACCACCTTTTGTTAATTATCATTACGCTCATTGTAATCTACCCGCTTGTTTTTGTGTTAAGTGCTTCGTTCAGTGATCCGCAGGCCGTCCTGCGTGGTGAAATGTTCCTATGGCCCAAGGGGATCAATCTCCATTCTTACGAGAAGATTTTTCAGAACAAAGATATCCTCAGAGGTTATTCCAATACACTGATTTATACGTTAGTGGGGACACTGATTAATCTCGTCATGACGATTCTGGCGGCATATCCGCTATCCCGGAAGGATTTTATAGGCCGCAATGCCATCATGGCCCTGTTTGTTTTCACGATGTTCTTCAGTGGCGGATTAATTCCAACCTATATGCTGATCAAAAACCTTGGCATGTTAAACACATTGTGGGTCATGATCATTCCGAATGCCGTTTCGATCTGGAACATCATCATTATGCGGACATTCTTCCAGCAATCGATTCCAAATGAGTTGCATGAGGCGGCGACGATTGATGGCTGCTCCAATATTCAAACGTTAACCCGGATTATCCTGCCTTTATCCATGCCTATTATAGCGGTGACGATTCTGTTCTATGCTGTTGGGCACTGGAACGCCTTCTTTAACGCAATGTTGTATCTGTCAGACAAGAACAAATTTCCACTTCAACTCATTTTGCGGGAGATTCTGATTCAAGGCCAGACGAACGATATGGTCAAAATGTCAACCGAGTCTGCGATTAAGCAGCAAAGGGAAGTGGAGGGCATTAAATATGCTGTACTCGTCGTTGCCAATATACCGGTGCTCCTGCTTTATCCTTTCCTGCAAAGATATTTTGTTAAAGGCGTAATGATTGGTGCCATTAAGGGATGA
- a CDS encoding sugar ABC transporter permease, with amino-acid sequence MANTTVQPAMNAVHEKKKRRRQKWNPILRNWQLYLLISPVVAYYLVFQYLPMYGIQIAFKDFIATKGIWGSPWVGFEHFERFFHSYFFWRLIKNTLGLGLYSLAVGFPVPIILALLMNEVRAEKFKKFVQTITYAPHFLSTVVVVGMMMMFLSPRYGIINHFIGMFGGNPINFMSEPSWFKTLFVMSDVWQTMGWSSIIYLAALAGVDSQLHEAARVDGATRLQRIWHINIPSIMPTIIILFILNIGSIMGIGFEKVLLMQNTLNLETSDIISTYVYRSGIQDAEYSFSAAIGLFNSIINFILLVTVNQISKRMSETSLW; translated from the coding sequence ATGGCCAATACAACTGTACAACCTGCAATGAATGCAGTACATGAAAAGAAGAAAAGAAGACGTCAAAAGTGGAACCCGATTTTACGAAATTGGCAGCTTTATTTGTTAATCTCGCCAGTTGTTGCTTATTACCTTGTCTTTCAGTACTTGCCGATGTATGGCATTCAAATCGCATTTAAGGATTTCATTGCAACGAAGGGAATCTGGGGAAGTCCCTGGGTCGGTTTTGAACATTTTGAACGTTTTTTTCACAGTTATTTCTTCTGGAGATTAATTAAAAATACGCTTGGACTTGGGTTGTACAGCTTGGCGGTAGGTTTTCCAGTCCCTATCATTTTGGCGCTTCTGATGAATGAGGTAAGGGCGGAAAAGTTTAAAAAATTTGTTCAGACCATAACCTATGCGCCGCACTTCCTATCAACCGTCGTGGTCGTAGGCATGATGATGATGTTTTTATCGCCGCGATACGGAATCATTAATCACTTCATTGGTATGTTTGGCGGTAATCCCATTAATTTCATGTCTGAGCCATCCTGGTTCAAGACCTTATTTGTGATGTCGGATGTATGGCAGACCATGGGCTGGAGCTCGATTATTTATTTGGCGGCATTAGCCGGCGTGGACTCTCAGCTTCATGAAGCAGCGCGAGTGGATGGGGCAACCCGGTTGCAGCGGATATGGCATATTAATATACCGAGTATTATGCCGACAATTATCATTTTGTTCATTTTAAATATCGGAAGCATCATGGGTATTGGTTTCGAGAAAGTCCTGCTGATGCAGAACACACTGAATTTAGAAACCTCGGACATTATCTCTACCTACGTTTACCGGAGCGGGATACAAGATGCTGAATACAGCTTCTCGGCGGCGATTGGTCTGTTTAACTCCATAATCAATTTCATCTTATTAGTTACTGTTAACCAGATCTCAAAACGTATGAGTGAAACGAGCCTATGGTAA
- a CDS encoding LacI family DNA-binding transcriptional regulator: MPKLKDIAERVGVSISTVSRAISNDTNRPVNEGTKRKIREAALELGYILDESSKAIGKENTSAKRIACIVPQILMDDHPYFSQVLTGFHVKMTELGLPPAIVRTCEELSDAERIKMMLQETGTQGIVAISWYDEKLFEMLEQENITVLGVSLNDERLTVPVVDCDRIFSARTAVRHLIEQGHTRIGFIGGPAYSEQIESEERYVGYKFAMLEANLNLNEHWIINTNWNVNLSYSRLTDLLTETPKSDWPTAIFCASDMLAIPAMRAVVEQNGRIPQDIAFVGMDNISMAQYTTPPLTSVQVPKYEIGKVAAQLINDYLEGRYSSLHKVLLPSTLIVRESSVYDRTNRTND; this comes from the coding sequence ATGCCAAAATTAAAAGATATCGCAGAACGTGTAGGCGTATCCATATCAACGGTCTCGCGTGCGATCAGCAATGATACCAATCGACCGGTCAATGAAGGGACAAAGCGAAAAATTAGGGAAGCTGCTCTTGAGTTGGGATACATTTTGGATGAATCCTCCAAAGCTATTGGCAAAGAGAATACCTCAGCCAAACGGATAGCTTGTATCGTGCCACAGATTTTGATGGATGATCATCCGTACTTTTCACAGGTACTGACTGGTTTTCACGTTAAAATGACGGAACTGGGGCTGCCTCCAGCAATTGTCCGCACTTGCGAAGAACTTAGTGACGCCGAACGGATAAAGATGATGCTTCAGGAAACGGGTACTCAAGGTATAGTCGCAATCAGCTGGTACGATGAAAAATTGTTTGAGATGCTTGAGCAAGAGAATATCACTGTATTGGGTGTAAGTCTCAATGACGAAAGGCTTACTGTACCGGTCGTTGACTGTGACCGAATATTTTCTGCCCGCACAGCAGTCCGTCATTTGATCGAGCAAGGCCATACCCGGATTGGGTTTATCGGTGGCCCCGCATATTCGGAACAAATAGAGAGCGAAGAAAGGTATGTCGGTTATAAATTTGCCATGCTGGAAGCAAACCTGAATCTGAATGAACATTGGATTATCAACACCAACTGGAATGTGAATCTCAGCTACAGCAGACTGACGGATCTCCTGACCGAGACGCCCAAGTCTGATTGGCCAACGGCAATTTTTTGTGCAAGTGATATGCTCGCTATTCCTGCCATGCGGGCAGTTGTTGAACAAAATGGCCGTATTCCTCAAGATATAGCATTCGTGGGCATGGATAATATTTCTATGGCGCAGTATACGACACCACCTCTGACGTCCGTGCAAGTTCCAAAATATGAAATCGGCAAAGTGGCAGCGCAACTAATTAACGATTATCTGGAAGGACGTTATTCATCTCTCCATAAAGTTTTGTTGCCCAGCACCCTTATTGTGAGGGAATCATCTGTTTATGATCGTACAAATCGTACAAATGACTAG
- a CDS encoding DUF3885 domain-containing protein — MDLKTYLAEHFPNLTLEPPLFYNWHTSMRFELGNPLMFGINKEHYMERVYHRSLELFKALHDQEDEVLLITQAYFADKPKHKVKKLNLCRKYVKKKEPIRALRLEILPDLDCEPDETPDPRNNMYRYWTKCRIEDLKYGQLIKAICNHDAGIKPMIYHRVYFINISKKTIFHIYDDRGCDVISASREALTDIYKEYNDWILDYDRERINNVFLG, encoded by the coding sequence ATGGACCTAAAGACGTACCTGGCAGAGCATTTCCCAAACCTGACCTTAGAACCGCCTCTTTTCTATAATTGGCATACTTCAATGCGATTCGAACTTGGCAATCCTCTGATGTTTGGAATAAATAAGGAGCATTACATGGAACGAGTGTATCATCGATCGCTTGAATTATTTAAGGCTCTTCATGATCAAGAAGATGAGGTTCTATTAATAACTCAAGCTTATTTTGCAGATAAGCCTAAACACAAAGTGAAGAAATTGAACCTGTGCAGGAAATATGTCAAGAAGAAAGAGCCGATTAGAGCCTTGAGACTTGAGATACTTCCAGATTTGGATTGTGAACCGGATGAAACCCCAGATCCAAGGAACAACATGTACAGGTACTGGACAAAATGTAGAATTGAGGACTTAAAATATGGTCAGTTAATCAAAGCGATATGTAATCATGATGCTGGCATTAAGCCAATGATCTATCATAGGGTGTATTTCATTAATATAAGTAAGAAAACGATATTTCATATCTATGATGATAGAGGTTGCGATGTTATTTCAGCATCAAGAGAAGCGCTAACGGATATCTATAAAGAATATAACGATTGGATTCTAGATTATGATCGAGAACGTATTAACAACGTATTTCTGGGATAG
- a CDS encoding DUF3024 domain-containing protein → MKNDKPFKADRWVQMPVAQFRLDEKARKVYWQDSKGKWHFIDDIEQNEDFETQLKIVDEGHNGMFWG, encoded by the coding sequence TTGAAGAATGACAAGCCTTTCAAAGCGGATCGATGGGTACAGATGCCGGTAGCACAGTTCAGATTGGATGAGAAGGCAAGGAAAGTGTATTGGCAGGACAGTAAAGGCAAGTGGCATTTCATCGATGATATCGAACAGAACGAAGATTTTGAAACACAGCTCAAGATCGTGGACGAAGGTCATAATGGAATGTTCTGGGGTTAA
- a CDS encoding nucleoside phosphorylase has protein sequence MESKKIDSKEFPILEFDESRVAIIEATNFINPKEEFEYCVITFFRDVIEKMKTEGKLKEVACLHCETVDLPIYETYYQGKKVHITLGYLGAAGSAGFLEELIAYGFQKFIVCGGAGVLQKDIAVGHVIVPDSAVRDEGVSYHYIKPSREIECNLEVLKIIEDDFNIHNIRYIKAKTWTTDSFYRETKEKVELRKAEGCVTVEMEAAAFMAVSQFRNVKLGIILYGGDDLSGVEWDSRSWNSRSEIRLNLVQISLRICSAL, from the coding sequence ATGGAGAGCAAAAAAATTGATAGTAAAGAATTCCCGATATTGGAATTTGATGAATCGCGAGTTGCAATAATAGAAGCAACTAATTTTATCAATCCAAAAGAAGAATTTGAATACTGTGTCATAACATTTTTTAGAGATGTAATTGAAAAGATGAAAACGGAGGGAAAGTTGAAAGAAGTTGCATGTCTACATTGCGAGACTGTAGATTTGCCAATATATGAAACATATTATCAAGGAAAAAAAGTACATATTACTTTGGGGTATTTAGGAGCTGCAGGTTCAGCAGGATTCTTAGAAGAACTGATAGCCTATGGTTTTCAGAAATTTATAGTGTGTGGTGGTGCAGGTGTATTACAAAAAGACATTGCTGTTGGACATGTAATAGTACCAGATTCTGCAGTGAGAGATGAAGGGGTATCATACCATTACATTAAGCCATCAAGAGAAATTGAATGTAATCTAGAGGTATTAAAAATCATAGAGGACGATTTTAATATACATAATATAAGGTATATAAAGGCCAAAACTTGGACGACAGATTCATTTTACAGAGAGACTAAAGAAAAGGTTGAGTTGCGGAAAGCAGAAGGGTGTGTAACTGTAGAAATGGAAGCAGCAGCATTTATGGCTGTTTCACAATTTAGAAATGTGAAATTAGGTATTATCTTGTATGGCGGTGATGATTTAAGTGGTGTTGAATGGGATAGTCGAAGTTGGAATAGCAGATCAGAAATAAGATTAAACCTTGTTCAAATATCATTGCGGATATGCAGTGCTTTATAA
- a CDS encoding ferritin-like domain-containing protein — MNITFSKWVQYYRRNNQNLKYIHWDDNYKLTTNEREIIIKSIQQFQLGENSEGKYLIKRAQEYVHQTQDQDYYEALIEFIKEEQRHARDLGRFMKVQGIPLLRRHWVDNVFRRLRRYASLEQSVIVLLTAEIIAKLYYKALQKSTKSEVLIDLCNQILSDEEKHVQFQSETLQQFAQNRSALFNRIVYILRRILFEGTLIIVWYQHKSVFKAGGYKLKSYYYECRHEFNLTKKIIANS, encoded by the coding sequence ATGAATATCACTTTCTCGAAATGGGTGCAATATTATCGAAGAAATAATCAAAATCTCAAATATATTCATTGGGATGACAACTATAAATTAACAACTAATGAAAGAGAAATAATCATTAAGTCAATTCAACAGTTTCAATTAGGAGAAAACTCTGAAGGTAAATATCTAATTAAACGTGCGCAAGAATATGTACATCAGACACAAGATCAGGATTACTATGAAGCACTTATAGAATTCATTAAAGAAGAACAGAGGCACGCTAGAGATCTAGGCAGATTTATGAAGGTACAGGGAATCCCACTCCTTCGTAGACATTGGGTGGACAATGTATTTAGAAGATTACGTCGATATGCGAGTCTAGAGCAATCAGTCATTGTTCTATTAACTGCTGAGATCATTGCTAAGTTGTACTATAAAGCCTTGCAAAAATCTACAAAGTCAGAAGTATTAATAGATTTATGTAATCAGATTTTAAGTGATGAAGAGAAACATGTTCAGTTTCAATCCGAAACACTTCAACAATTTGCTCAAAATAGAAGCGCTCTCTTTAACAGAATAGTTTATATCCTTCGTAGAATCCTTTTTGAAGGAACGCTAATTATAGTGTGGTATCAACATAAGTCTGTATTTAAAGCTGGGGGATATAAACTCAAAAGTTATTACTATGAATGCCGTCATGAGTTTAACTTAACAAAGAAGATTATAGCTAATTCATAG
- a CDS encoding metallophosphoesterase family protein codes for MKRTIMISDIHGCIDQLDQILQLTEYNSTKDKLILLGDYVDRGPNSKEVVDKVIQLVMNHNAIALRGNHDQRLVDLINSDSVTVRSKFLEHGGKQTLQSYCDINNEEISDEILDQAIEFIKTHYYHHIDYISKLPFYHEDKDHIYVHAGLNPNFIDWKNQPEHDFMYIKDEFIRASFDLNKKIIFGHTKTIDIHGTSDIWFSDDKIGIDGGCAYGMQLNCLIFQEGSYITEQIKVLK; via the coding sequence ATGAAGCGTACAATTATGATTAGCGATATTCATGGATGTATCGATCAGTTAGATCAGATATTGCAACTTACCGAATACAACTCTACTAAGGATAAGTTGATTTTGCTAGGTGATTATGTAGATAGAGGGCCTAACAGTAAAGAAGTAGTTGATAAAGTAATCCAACTAGTAATGAATCATAACGCAATTGCCTTACGAGGTAATCATGACCAACGATTAGTTGATTTGATAAACAGTGATAGCGTAACGGTAAGATCAAAGTTTCTAGAACACGGAGGGAAACAAACGCTCCAAAGTTATTGTGATATAAATAATGAAGAAATATCTGATGAGATCCTGGACCAGGCGATAGAATTTATAAAAACTCATTATTATCATCATATTGACTATATAAGTAAACTACCTTTTTATCACGAAGACAAAGATCACATTTATGTTCACGCCGGTTTGAATCCCAATTTTATTGATTGGAAGAACCAGCCTGAACATGACTTTATGTATATTAAGGATGAATTTATTCGAGCTAGCTTTGATCTAAACAAAAAAATTATTTTTGGGCATACAAAAACAATAGACATCCATGGCACATCAGATATTTGGTTTAGTGATGACAAGATAGGAATCGATGGCGGATGCGCATATGGGATGCAATTAAATTGTTTGATTTTCCAAGAAGGATCCTATATTACAGAACAGATAAAGGTTTTGAAGTGA
- a CDS encoding low molecular weight protein tyrosine phosphatase family protein — protein sequence MKLLFICSRNKWRSLTAEKIFDGYNGYQVRSAGTEEGARIRVTEGHVGWAEMIFVMEKKHVRRLKDKFSNKLINKRLVCLNISDDYEYMDEELIEILKSRLSEYVEVPE from the coding sequence ATTAAATTACTATTTATTTGTAGTCGAAACAAATGGCGCAGCTTAACAGCAGAGAAGATTTTTGATGGATACAATGGATATCAAGTGCGATCTGCTGGAACAGAAGAGGGAGCTAGAATTAGAGTCACTGAAGGACACGTTGGATGGGCAGAAATGATTTTTGTAATGGAGAAAAAACATGTAAGAAGACTTAAAGATAAATTCTCAAATAAACTAATAAACAAACGTTTGGTATGCTTAAATATATCGGATGATTATGAATATATGGATGAAGAATTAATAGAGATATTGAAATCTAGACTATCGGAATACGTTGAAGTACCAGAATAA
- a CDS encoding nucleotidyltransferase domain-containing protein → MILEKVINRIVIQSEYKDLVDKYIDHILAEFKGKIHSIYMCGSIPKGTAKPFKSDADFTIVCVNPKDIDYERLSNIKDRLLKEYPVVTKIDTIICSIDDVLSKPNEWGFWVKIICVCLYGHDIGEKVPPIIISPEFILDLNTETKEEVNRIHRLLSNASDNTMKTRYIKGYSKRLIRALYSLVLEDTGVWQDDMIKMKNAILNYCEIDSALVDYLYACYLDSNVLVEEFLGIADEVNSYLENALNAMAASRTSFD, encoded by the coding sequence ATGATATTAGAAAAAGTTATAAATAGAATTGTAATACAAAGTGAATATAAGGATTTAGTTGATAAGTATATAGATCATATACTTGCCGAATTTAAAGGTAAGATTCATAGCATTTATATGTGTGGCTCGATTCCAAAAGGAACGGCTAAACCTTTTAAGTCAGATGCAGACTTTACTATTGTATGTGTAAATCCCAAAGATATTGATTACGAAAGATTGTCAAATATTAAAGACAGGCTTTTGAAAGAATATCCAGTAGTAACTAAGATTGATACGATAATTTGCTCGATTGACGATGTATTAAGTAAACCGAATGAGTGGGGTTTTTGGGTTAAGATCATTTGTGTTTGCCTATATGGTCATGACATTGGTGAAAAAGTACCACCGATCATTATTTCTCCAGAGTTCATTTTAGACTTAAATACAGAGACCAAGGAGGAAGTAAATCGTATACATCGTTTACTTTCTAATGCTAGTGATAACACAATGAAAACTAGGTATATTAAAGGGTATTCGAAGAGATTAATTCGTGCATTATACTCTTTGGTTTTAGAAGATACAGGGGTATGGCAAGATGACATGATTAAGATGAAGAATGCCATATTAAACTATTGTGAGATTGACTCTGCTTTAGTTGATTATCTGTATGCTTGTTACTTGGATAGTAATGTACTTGTTGAAGAGTTTCTGGGAATTGCAGATGAAGTAAATAGCTATTTGGAGAACGCTTTAAATGCAATGGCTGCTTCCAGAACTTCCTTCGACTAA
- a CDS encoding nuclear transport factor 2 family protein: protein MENSNLKDLIEKYLSAYNTFNIDGMIGVLNENIHFRNFSKGEVNSETKGIQEFRTLAEQSIQVFSQRRQVIKNITFAGDKAEVDIDYEGVLSSDLPNGMKAGETLKLQGKSIFQMKDKKLILIEDHS from the coding sequence TTGGAGAACTCAAATTTAAAAGATCTTATTGAAAAATACCTGAGCGCATATAACACGTTTAACATTGATGGAATGATAGGAGTTTTAAATGAAAATATTCATTTTCGAAACTTTTCTAAAGGTGAAGTGAATTCGGAAACAAAGGGGATTCAGGAATTTCGCACATTAGCAGAGCAGTCAATTCAGGTATTTTCTCAAAGGCGTCAAGTAATAAAGAACATTACTTTTGCAGGAGATAAAGCAGAGGTTGACATTGATTATGAGGGAGTATTGTCCAGTGATCTCCCTAATGGAATGAAAGCAGGAGAAACATTAAAACTTCAAGGGAAATCAATATTTCAAATGAAAGATAAGAAGTTAATACTGATTGAAGATCATAGTTGA
- a CDS encoding CAP domain-containing protein, protein MAKFFVLIILLLVAGCSSHNNMMQKQVTPEQKQISIHDHAAPNSVLTQASSTATSWQERSITTKEAQNGIPLDLLDLVRTPDGNPVNQAPAGNPENKEPTGQVQEGKKNTTDKTDFEQQVMDLVNQERAKTGLSSLSRNEELSNVAMVKAQDMYNNSYFDHNSPTHGSPFDMMKEFGITYNTAGENIAKGQTSPTQVMKEWMNSPGHKANILNNSYTHIGIAYYNNTWVQEFTG, encoded by the coding sequence ATGGCAAAGTTTTTCGTTTTAATAATATTATTATTGGTGGCAGGCTGTTCGTCCCATAACAATATGATGCAAAAACAAGTGACTCCTGAGCAAAAACAAATTTCAATTCATGATCATGCTGCACCAAACTCTGTCCTCACACAGGCATCATCAACAGCTACATCGTGGCAAGAGAGATCTATTACAACAAAAGAAGCCCAAAATGGAATTCCATTAGATTTGTTGGATCTGGTTCGAACACCGGATGGAAATCCAGTAAACCAGGCACCTGCAGGAAATCCTGAAAATAAGGAGCCAACAGGACAAGTACAGGAAGGTAAAAAAAATACTACGGATAAAACCGATTTTGAGCAGCAGGTTATGGATCTAGTCAATCAAGAAAGGGCCAAAACAGGATTAAGTTCCTTGAGTAGGAATGAAGAATTGTCAAATGTGGCTATGGTCAAGGCACAGGACATGTACAACAACAGTTACTTTGATCATAATTCGCCAACACATGGATCCCCCTTCGATATGATGAAGGAATTCGGGATCACATATAATACCGCTGGAGAAAACATCGCAAAAGGGCAAACCTCCCCTACCCAGGTTATGAAGGAGTGGATGAATAGCCCTGGCCACAAAGCAAATATACTGAATAATAGTTATACTCATATCGGTATTGCTTATTATAACAACACATGGGTCCAGGAATTTACTGGGTAG
- a CDS encoding RES domain-containing protein — MEIYISNNDDALNKYSQFTELFKNNRFLIDQDHDFIKDYLSSLVTKTYEVMNGQKFYRARVNGLSPFNEDKDLGAPPDGKASYGRVNPKGISYLYVAEAKETVIAEVQPWLNASVTIAECTALETLKVVEC; from the coding sequence ATGGAAATATATATATCCAATAATGATGATGCTCTGAACAAGTATTCTCAATTTACGGAACTATTCAAAAATAATAGGTTTTTGATCGATCAGGATCATGATTTTATCAAAGATTATCTTTCCAGTCTTGTAACAAAAACATATGAAGTGATGAATGGTCAAAAATTTTATAGAGCAAGGGTTAATGGATTGAGTCCGTTTAATGAGGATAAGGATTTAGGAGCTCCGCCTGACGGAAAAGCTTCTTATGGTAGGGTAAATCCAAAAGGTATTTCTTATCTCTATGTAGCAGAAGCTAAGGAAACTGTCATTGCAGAAGTCCAACCATGGCTAAATGCAAGTGTCACAATAGCTGAATGTACTGCATTAGAAACATTAAAGGTAGTAGAGTGTTAA
- a CDS encoding aspartyl protease family protein, giving the protein MRIRLVNGLPIIEVLFTYQNQSVLLPNVLLDTGCATTIFDIDLIEPTGLTIDPIQGRAVRMYGIGGQSELSFQQPVHSLTLNHHTLNDFVIQLGQTKEPYGFDEILGVDFLSTLQLNIDFKDMVVRKP; this is encoded by the coding sequence ATGAGAATAAGATTAGTTAATGGCCTTCCTATTATTGAAGTTTTATTCACTTATCAAAATCAATCTGTCTTGCTTCCCAATGTATTATTGGATACAGGATGTGCAACTACCATCTTTGATATTGATTTAATCGAGCCTACTGGCCTAACCATTGATCCTATACAAGGTCGTGCCGTTCGAATGTATGGAATTGGAGGTCAAAGTGAACTTTCATTTCAACAGCCCGTTCACTCGTTGACCTTAAACCACCATACATTAAATGATTTCGTCATTCAGCTTGGACAAACAAAAGAACCTTATGGTTTCGATGAAATCTTAGGTGTGGATTTTTTATCGACATTGCAATTGAATATCGATTTTAAAGATATGGTAGTTAGAAAACCCTAA
- a CDS encoding 2'-5' RNA ligase family protein, giving the protein MYGVVLHFDLETERIIKTLWKELSDSGISNYAYEIENRKPHLTLADYSDLKESEYSELFDGYYNSAPKIRLSYNTLGTFMNSGALFLSPNPTEELINFHSNYHNHFKKYNAFSNLMYHPERWIPHCTIANHLDDQKLLEALHFTTKRLESMQTEVQEISLIKIIYQNNKRVIETVISKALI; this is encoded by the coding sequence TTGTATGGAGTAGTCCTTCATTTTGATTTAGAAACAGAACGAATCATAAAAACGCTTTGGAAGGAATTAAGCGATAGCGGTATATCTAACTATGCTTATGAGATTGAGAATAGAAAGCCTCATCTAACACTAGCAGATTATTCAGATCTAAAGGAATCGGAGTATAGCGAATTGTTTGATGGTTACTATAATTCGGCTCCAAAAATTCGTCTTAGCTACAACACATTAGGAACCTTTATGAACAGCGGAGCCTTATTCTTATCCCCAAATCCGACCGAGGAACTTATAAACTTTCACTCTAATTATCATAACCACTTCAAGAAATATAATGCTTTTTCCAATCTGATGTATCACCCTGAAAGATGGATACCCCATTGTACGATTGCCAACCACTTAGATGATCAAAAACTTTTAGAAGCATTACATTTCACTACAAAAAGATTAGAGAGTATGCAAACTGAAGTACAAGAAATATCATTGATCAAAATTATATACCAGAATAATAAAAGAGTGATTGAAACTGTAATTAGTAAGGCACTTATATAA
- a CDS encoding restriction endonuclease, with amino-acid sequence MKLLYKESKVTHDEKLRGEFSNTLYQIDVMLEDKSKKRMSEAKDYTVKGAKVGRGDIQKLSGALVDLNEVTGGAFFSATDYTKPAMEYAEASSKMFGKDIQLYNLRPSTELDEEGRITKILITISIFTPKDNEIVYTPIFSENGKEKIDQLIKEGKLVEGKVQVLIENFYDENRNVITSLSELASTNIHKGFEDMAQGSFYLKGQFLEISGHLIELLGLSYCVPFLKTDETIEVNPYGKHKLLIRNQDGSINKLITDEEIKKSIKGIN; translated from the coding sequence ATGAAATTGCTATACAAAGAGAGCAAGGTAACGCATGATGAAAAACTTAGAGGAGAGTTTAGTAACACATTATATCAAATAGATGTGATGCTAGAAGATAAATCCAAAAAAAGAATGAGCGAGGCAAAGGATTATACTGTAAAGGGAGCAAAAGTGGGTAGAGGAGATATTCAAAAGTTAAGTGGAGCTTTAGTGGACCTAAATGAAGTAACAGGTGGAGCATTCTTTTCTGCAACGGATTATACAAAGCCAGCTATGGAATATGCAGAAGCAAGTTCGAAGATGTTTGGGAAGGATATACAATTGTATAATTTAAGGCCGTCAACAGAGTTAGATGAAGAAGGAAGAATAACGAAGATTCTTATAACTATAAGTATCTTTACGCCCAAAGATAATGAGATTGTCTATACACCAATTTTTTCGGAGAATGGAAAAGAGAAGATTGATCAATTGATAAAAGAAGGAAAATTAGTAGAAGGTAAAGTTCAAGTTCTTATAGAAAATTTTTATGATGAGAATAGAAATGTTATTACTTCGTTAAGTGAATTAGCATCCACTAATATACATAAAGGCTTTGAGGATATGGCACAAGGTTCTTTTTACTTGAAAGGGCAATTTCTTGAGATTTCTGGTCATTTGATTGAATTGTTAGGATTATCATATTGTGTTCCATTTTTAAAGACTGATGAAACAATTGAAGTTAATCCTTATGGAAAGCATAAATTATTAATTAGAAATCAAGACGGAAGTATTAATAAATTGATTACTGATGAAGAGATTAAAAAAAGCATAAAGGGCATCAACTGA